The genomic region GTGTTGTACACCTGGACGATACTCGTGACGTTGTTCAGGTGCCAGTTATAGCCGCCGACGATGTAGATTTTCTTCCCCAAAAGGCAGCATCCCGCCTCAGACTGGCCTGCTCGCAGGGGGCTCACAGTGGTCCACTGGTCTGTGTCCGGGAGGTAATACTCCACCGCCAGCACGTCGAAGCAGCGGTCCACGTGGTCCATGCGGCCGCCGAGGGCGTAGACGCGGTCGCTCACACCGATCATGGCGTGCAGCACGCGCGGCTCGTTCATGGGAGACTTGAAATCCCACTGGTCAGTGTCGGGGCTGTAGCAGTGGAGCGTCTTCTTGTCGTCGACGGAGACCCCGTAACCTCCGGACACGTACAGCTTGTCCCTGCAGGTGGTGCCAGCGTGCCCCCAAATCCGGCGCTTCATGGAGTCCACGTACTTCCACTCGTTCTTCTTGGGACAGTAGCACTCCACGGAGGACAGGCTGCCTGAGCGGTTGCGCCCCCCAGTGGCGTACAGCTGCCCCTGCAGCACATTGAGCTGGAACTGGATGCGGCTCTCCTGCATGGGTTGGATGCGCAGCCACCGGTTCAGGTGGGGGTCGTAGCGGAAGCACGCGTCCATAGCTCCCTCGCCGCTGCGGTACTGCAGGAGCTGCCCCCCCACCACGTACACAAAGTTGTCCAGGACCGACACGCAGGCGTGGCTGCAACCCGTCTCCATCTCGGTGAACTCCTTGAACTGCCGCGCAGTGATGTCCGGGAGGAAGAACACTTTACTGCTGACGGTGCGGTCGTTGTCGGTGTAGGGCGTTCCTCCAAAGGTGATGAGCGACACCACGTCGGAGCGGATGAGTGTGCGGGCGGACTGCATCTCGTGCTGCCTGAAGGGGAGGATCTGGTAGTTGAAGGCCTCCAGGAGGTACTGTCTGCACAGGACATCCTCCACCATGATGTCCACCGTCTGCACGCTGTCCACCAGCTCCGAGGAGCGCATGAGGGGGAAGCGGACGTGGCAGAGCACCTCGTTGGCACGGGCCCGTCGCGACTCCTCGTGCTGCAGCCAGCGGATGGCCGCGTGAAAGAGCTCCACCTCCTTGCAGTTCTTGAGCTTGTTGCTCTGCAGGAAGAAGACCAGGCGCTCCATGGGAATGTGCAGGAAGTCGTCCTCCCCGGAGATCTGCAGGAAGTGGCGGAAGGTGAAGGCGTCCACCGAGTCCTTGAGCGAGGACAGGCTGAAGGTGGTGGCCATCTGGCCAATGTTGAGGCAGGTCTCCACGCTCATGGCCGACTTCAGGAACTCCTCGCACAGCTCCACCACTGGGACCATCTGCAGGAACACGGCTGCCCCCAAAACGTCCTGAATGCAGTCCAGGTCCAGGGTGACCTCGGAGCTGTACGCAAAGTCAATGATGTGCTTGAGTCCCCGAGCAGACAAGCCCTTCAACTCAATAGTGTCCTGTTTGGATTCCTTCATGCCTCCTGTAAACATGGCTCTGCAGGGTGGTGccggtggagggaggggggagggggagtgagggCATCCGGAAGGAAgatagatgagagagggagagaacagcacAAAAATGTCATGTTACATTAAAATGTCATAGTATTGTTTAATATGATAAGAAAAAcacaattaataaaataaataaatgagacaAGACTGTGGGGGTATTTCAGTGAGCTGTGTTCTATTTACTTCTCTCCATGAGAAACAATTGCCATCTCACCTGAAATAGTCACTGCAAGAGGCAAGCACTGCCTTATGGACTTTGAAACGCTCCTCGTTGATGGCCAACACTACGTCAAGCAGTTGCCCTTGTTCTCGCAGGGCTGACAGCCCCAGTAAGAGCGTGGTACTGTGAGCGGGAGCGGAAAACGTGCAACGCAGGCTGCTATTCTTGTTAGCCATActgcaaaagaaaacaaagcctTTACTGGTCAGTTCATCATTTTCGTACCAGTCTTTTCTCCCCGTGTTGGCCAACCAGCACTAGTccggaattttttttttccactgactACAAACTATTCTTGACTCTGGCTTCCCAGAACAGTCATCAACACTATCCTTTCAACTTGCAGTTCTCCTAAATTATTCAGTAGTTTGTAAGATATCTCTCCCGGCTAAGCAGAGAGCCCATGACAGCCCTTGAAGTCTACTCACAAATGAGGCAACACTTAAGTCCTCCTGGATGTACATCCATTCTGCATGAGAAGTACACGTCTAGAATGTTTAATTTCACTTTATTCTTTAGCTTGTTTGTTAGGGTTAGGAATTTGTTTATGAAAATATCATTGTGATACCGCGCTATCCTTTCCCGTGAACAACAAATAAAATAGTATGTGATGGAAGAAATCACCTGCATGCATTCGCTGCAATAGCTGAAGTGGATGGCAGTTGCTTGCATTTCTGCTGTGCAGACTACGTTAACTTGCACGGGTAGATAAGAGAATGGAGATATAGAgcaaataaaa from Clupea harengus chromosome 10, Ch_v2.0.2, whole genome shotgun sequence harbors:
- the klhl26 gene encoding kelch-like protein 26 isoform X1; translation: MMPSAIYFVIEDGGARWGVLESFTEQSAQQKCKQLPSTSAIAANACSMANKNSSLRCTFSAPAHSTTLLLGLSALREQGQLLDVVLAINEERFKVHKAVLASCSDYFRAMFTGGMKESKQDTIELKGLSARGLKHIIDFAYSSEVTLDLDCIQDVLGAAVFLQMVPVVELCEEFLKSAMSVETCLNIGQMATTFSLSSLKDSVDAFTFRHFLQISGEDDFLHIPMERLVFFLQSNKLKNCKEVELFHAAIRWLQHEESRRARANEVLCHVRFPLMRSSELVDSVQTVDIMVEDVLCRQYLLEAFNYQILPFRQHEMQSARTLIRSDVVSLITFGGTPYTDNDRTVSSKVFFLPDITARQFKEFTEMETGCSHACVSVLDNFVYVVGGQLLQYRSGEGAMDACFRYDPHLNRWLRIQPMQESRIQFQLNVLQGQLYATGGRNRSGSLSSVECYCPKKNEWKYVDSMKRRIWGHAGTTCRDKLYVSGGYGVSVDDKKTLHCYSPDTDQWDFKSPMNEPRVLHAMIGVSDRVYALGGRMDHVDRCFDVLAVEYYLPDTDQWTTVSPLRAGQSEAGCCLLGKKIYIVGGYNWHLNNVTSIVQVYNTETDEWERDLHFPESFAGIACTPIILPQTTTQR
- the klhl26 gene encoding kelch-like protein 26 isoform X2; the encoded protein is MIFDYSLKWSLGENMSTSCMANKNSSLRCTFSAPAHSTTLLLGLSALREQGQLLDVVLAINEERFKVHKAVLASCSDYFRAMFTGGMKESKQDTIELKGLSARGLKHIIDFAYSSEVTLDLDCIQDVLGAAVFLQMVPVVELCEEFLKSAMSVETCLNIGQMATTFSLSSLKDSVDAFTFRHFLQISGEDDFLHIPMERLVFFLQSNKLKNCKEVELFHAAIRWLQHEESRRARANEVLCHVRFPLMRSSELVDSVQTVDIMVEDVLCRQYLLEAFNYQILPFRQHEMQSARTLIRSDVVSLITFGGTPYTDNDRTVSSKVFFLPDITARQFKEFTEMETGCSHACVSVLDNFVYVVGGQLLQYRSGEGAMDACFRYDPHLNRWLRIQPMQESRIQFQLNVLQGQLYATGGRNRSGSLSSVECYCPKKNEWKYVDSMKRRIWGHAGTTCRDKLYVSGGYGVSVDDKKTLHCYSPDTDQWDFKSPMNEPRVLHAMIGVSDRVYALGGRMDHVDRCFDVLAVEYYLPDTDQWTTVSPLRAGQSEAGCCLLGKKIYIVGGYNWHLNNVTSIVQVYNTETDEWERDLHFPESFAGIACTPIILPQTTTQR
- the klhl26 gene encoding kelch-like protein 26 isoform X4 produces the protein MANKNSSLRCTFSAPAHSTTLLLGLSALREQGQLLDVVLAINEERFKVHKAVLASCSDYFRAMFTGGMKESKQDTIELKGLSARGLKHIIDFAYSSEVTLDLDCIQDVLGAAVFLQMVPVVELCEEFLKSAMSVETCLNIGQMATTFSLSSLKDSVDAFTFRHFLQISGEDDFLHIPMERLVFFLQSNKLKNCKEVELFHAAIRWLQHEESRRARANEVLCHVRFPLMRSSELVDSVQTVDIMVEDVLCRQYLLEAFNYQILPFRQHEMQSARTLIRSDVVSLITFGGTPYTDNDRTVSSKVFFLPDITARQFKEFTEMETGCSHACVSVLDNFVYVVGGQLLQYRSGEGAMDACFRYDPHLNRWLRIQPMQESRIQFQLNVLQGQLYATGGRNRSGSLSSVECYCPKKNEWKYVDSMKRRIWGHAGTTCRDKLYVSGGYGVSVDDKKTLHCYSPDTDQWDFKSPMNEPRVLHAMIGVSDRVYALGGRMDHVDRCFDVLAVEYYLPDTDQWTTVSPLRAGQSEAGCCLLGKKIYIVGGYNWHLNNVTSIVQVYNTETDEWERDLHFPESFAGIACTPIILPQTTTQR
- the klhl26 gene encoding kelch-like protein 26 isoform X3; amino-acid sequence: MAELDGEFSNRSQNSMANKNSSLRCTFSAPAHSTTLLLGLSALREQGQLLDVVLAINEERFKVHKAVLASCSDYFRAMFTGGMKESKQDTIELKGLSARGLKHIIDFAYSSEVTLDLDCIQDVLGAAVFLQMVPVVELCEEFLKSAMSVETCLNIGQMATTFSLSSLKDSVDAFTFRHFLQISGEDDFLHIPMERLVFFLQSNKLKNCKEVELFHAAIRWLQHEESRRARANEVLCHVRFPLMRSSELVDSVQTVDIMVEDVLCRQYLLEAFNYQILPFRQHEMQSARTLIRSDVVSLITFGGTPYTDNDRTVSSKVFFLPDITARQFKEFTEMETGCSHACVSVLDNFVYVVGGQLLQYRSGEGAMDACFRYDPHLNRWLRIQPMQESRIQFQLNVLQGQLYATGGRNRSGSLSSVECYCPKKNEWKYVDSMKRRIWGHAGTTCRDKLYVSGGYGVSVDDKKTLHCYSPDTDQWDFKSPMNEPRVLHAMIGVSDRVYALGGRMDHVDRCFDVLAVEYYLPDTDQWTTVSPLRAGQSEAGCCLLGKKIYIVGGYNWHLNNVTSIVQVYNTETDEWERDLHFPESFAGIACTPIILPQTTTQR